In Electrophorus electricus isolate fEleEle1 chromosome 10, fEleEle1.pri, whole genome shotgun sequence, the genomic window GCCCACTGTCAAAGCCACTGCTCCTGTGAGGCAGTACCTGCCCCTGGGTCCAGACTTCTCCCTCCAAGACAGGCCCCAGCCAGTGCGGGCAGTGCAGTCCAGTGAGCCGCAGGGCCAACGTTACACGGTCGAGGAGATAGAGGTGCTCAGGTGTGGTCGGCTGGCTCCTGATTTTTATATGCCCAAATGtcgtctttttttgttttttgtttttttttggacatgGCTTCTCATATCCACTCTTCTGCTTTGTGTATTGAAGGAAGACTTCCAAGATCAATAAGATTGAATATGTACCATTCATGAATGTTGACCTGAGGGAACGCTTTGCCTTCCCTGTTCCATTTTCGTgagttctttttattttcttctttttaattttcagagAAGCAGTGACATGGTCTGATTTAAACTTACCTATCAGAACTATTATATTAATTTGATCTACTAAATCTACTTATTTATTGACAAAGAACTGTTTGAAAAGCTGTAGTCAAAAGGGCTATCATTTGTTGATCCGAAGGGACAAGTTTGGGAAATTGGCGCTGTCCCCTAAACAGACAGCTGTCTTCTCTCGCTGGGTCCGTCCAGATGACATCTGCAACAACCCCACCATGATTTTCACTGTGTCCAGCTTCAGCATCAAACAGGTGCCATGGTTTTCTGCTCTCCACAACATTGATGCTCTTTAGaagttttgaaataaactgTAAATGGCTGAATAGTAATGTTATTTGTTAAAATTGCAGACGGTAGTGTCAGACTGCTCTTTTGTCGCCTCTTTGGCCATCAGCGCAGCATATGAGAGACGCTTCAACAAGAAATTAATCACCAGGTAGAGCCCCACTGCCAGTCACCTGGACTTCTTTTGCCTCATCACAGTTGAATGTCTTTGCTGTAGAGACTGCTATTCAGTGCCATGTGTCTTGGAATCAGTTCCTGTCCTCTTGTGTGCAGAACAGCACACCTGTGCCACTTTAGTCACTTAGAAAAAGACAACAAgtaatttgtatgtgtgtgtgttctatgtttgtgttcatttctgcatgtgtgtgttttttgtttttttgtttttttttgtttctgtatttgtgtgtgtgcttgtttgcacgtgtgcacgtgtgtatgttcTACAGTATCATTTACCCACAGAATAGGAGGGGTGAGCCGGAGTATAATCCCTGTGGGAAATACATGGTGAAACTCCACGTTAATGGGGTGCCTAGGAAGGTACAGGCACTCAGCTCCATTGACAAGACCGTTTTACTCTTGAGAGTGTTGCAAATGATCTCTCATTGACCAGTTGTAGTGACCACTTACTCACCAGTGATTAAAAGTGTGTTGTAAATGTTGTTTCTTTAGGTGATCATTGATGATTTCCTCCCAGTGGACCGGAATGGTGAGCTGCTCTGCTCCTACTCAAGTAACCGAAATGAGCTGTGGGTTTCCCTCATAGAGAAGGCCTATATGAAAGTGATGGGTGGATATGATTTCCCTGGCTCCAACTCTGTATGTATGGACCAAGGAGCCTTTGTTTAAGTAAGATTATGGATTAAGGATTGTGAAGGAAGGCTTCGGCCTTGTGTCCATAAGTGtgaattgttttcttttgtagAATATTGATCTGCATGCACTGACTGGTTGGATCCCAGAACGCATTGCCATGCACTCGGACAATCAGTCCTTCAGCAAAGATGACACCTTCCGCATGCTTTTCCAAAGGTGAGCTCACAACCATGTAGAGAGTTACCAATACACTCCCCAGCACTGTATTGCACTACTCTTATCAGAGGCTGCCTTTTTTGATCTGGCCAAGGTTTTGAGATTCAGTGCCCATGTGGGCCCCACTCTCACAGGTTTCACAGAGGCGATGTCCTCATCACCGCGGCGACAGGTGTCATGACTGAGGAGGAAGGGGAAAGGTGGGGCTTGGTGCCCACACATGCCTATGCTGTGCTGGACATCAGGGAATATAAGGTGAGAGGTCATGTTTCCTCCCACTACGCTTTGACAAAATACTTTTCTATTCGGTCTTTCTTTGTTTAAGGGGTTGTGTTTCCTTGGGTGGAGTATTCCTCTGTTTAAATGTATTCCATGTTTTATCCAGAGGAGTCTGATTTCTCTTTTTGCTCTTAAGCATAATTTTATTGTCATGGGCTCCAGGGTAAGCGCTTCCTGCAGCTGAAGAACCCTTGGAGCCATCTTAGGTGGAAGGGCCGTTACAGTGAGCGCGACGAAAAGAACTGGAGCCCAGACCTACTGAAGTACCTCAAGTTTGACCCCAAAACTGCACAGAAGTTTGACAATGGTAAGTGAATGCTGTGTAGTGCTTATCACCAAGTGAAATGGGAAGACCAGATTCCAAAATCAAGAGTCCTGAACTGACCTTGGCCTGTGTTTAAGGTGTGTTCTGGATCATCTGGGAGGACTTGTGCCAGTACTATGATGTCATCTACCTGAGCTGGAATCCTGGACTGTTTAAAGAATCCTCCTGCATACACAGGTCAGCCTCATTAAGTGTCATATTATTACAGGTGAATCATCCTATatcagggtgtgtttgtgggcttTTAGACAAACCTTATATCAGAATCAAATTATGGGACAAAGAATAGTTCCTCTGAGGTCAATAAATTGAAGTTGGGTTGAAGTTGCTGGGATGAAGGCTAAATTAACGTGtggtttaatgtgtgtttgtagtagCTGGGATGTGAAACAGGGCCCAGTAAAGGATGCCTACAGCTTGGCCAATAACCCTCAGTACAAGCTGGAGTTGCAGTGTCCACAAGGGGGTGCTGCATTGTGGGTGCTGCTAACAAGACACATCACAGACAAGGTACATTCAATGATGAGTTCTACCTTTTGTGTATTGTATGctgagtattttattttaatgttaactgCATATTGTTCTATTCACTTTCAAGGATGACTTTGCTCAAAACCGGAAATTTATCACTTTAGTTGTTTACAAGACTGATGGAAAGAAGGTTTATTATCCAGGTAGAtatcataaaataaatcaagaaaTAGAAGTGTAttaagtgtatttattttgtgtaaaagacaaaaaaaaaaagagaaagaaacctaAGAGAgatgtttagttttttgtttgtttttcttcttaatTCCAGCTGTTGAGTAGTTTAGGTAGACGGGTTCttttgagagtgtgtgagctCTGGTGGTCCTTCCTTCATTTTCCACTGTGCCTTTGTCCTCGTAGCTGATCCTCCCCCGTATATTGATGGTATAAGGATCAACAGTCCACACTACCTGACGAAGATCAAGCTGACCAATGCAGGAATGCACACTTTCACACTGGTGGTATCTCAgtatgaaaagcaaaaaaccaTCAATTACACACTAAGGGTaactccctctgtctctcgggctttttctttctgtgtttctgtctccatctgtctttctctttatgcaactctgtctttgtttttttgaataGGTTTATGTGCATGTAGGGATGTTATAAACCATTACATTCAGGTGCTATgtaaaagagaggagagagaacagtgatgacCTAGAGCTAATTTATATTGGACTCCATAAACATGGTTTCTTTTGCATATAGGTCTATAGCCTGGTACACTCATGCCTCTTGTTTCATGTTTCCTCTGCACTCATGTCTCATTTTGACATGTTCATTTATCTAATGCCTTGAAGGCTCTTTGAGGTCATTTGAGCTAATAAGACCTCAGCTAACAAGCAATATGAACATTTGAGTTTCCAATTAATTTACTGTGTTCCCTCTCAGGTCTATTCGGCGTGCAAGTTTAATTTCTCCAAAATTCCGACACCATTTATCCATACCAAAAGGGTAAGCTTATGTTCTGTTTGAAACAGAATTTGCGAGTGCACTACactgcttgttttaatgattctTTTGTCTGTCTATGTAGTTAAATGGCCAGTGGAAGGGAATCAGTGCTGGAGGGTGTGGGAACTATAAGGACTCTTACAAGCACAACCCCATTTACCAGTTTAACCTGGACAAATCAGGACCTCTGCTGATTGAGCTTCGGGGCTCCAGGTAAGCCTGGCCACCATGTCTTAACCACATACTACttg contains:
- the capn7 gene encoding calpain-7 isoform X1, with the protein product MDCSALELDAVKFAKSAVSHDQKGKYNEAIFFYKEAAQALIYADMAGSKLENIQGKVNEYLERVQTLLNAVQAQSSDPLKSKHQLDLERAYFLVTQAFEEDEQGNSDEAIELYTEAVELCIQASNETLDQALQGKLKQLARQALDRAEGLKDSLSKPIALDKPTVKATAPVRQYLPLGPDFSLQDRPQPVRAVQSSEPQGQRYTVEEIEVLRKTSKINKIEYVPFMNVDLRERFAFPVPFSDKFGKLALSPKQTAVFSRWVRPDDICNNPTMIFTVSSFSIKQTVVSDCSFVASLAISAAYERRFNKKLITSIIYPQNRRGEPEYNPCGKYMVKLHVNGVPRKVIIDDFLPVDRNGELLCSYSSNRNELWVSLIEKAYMKVMGGYDFPGSNSNIDLHALTGWIPERIAMHSDNQSFSKDDTFRMLFQRFHRGDVLITAATGVMTEEEGERWGLVPTHAYAVLDIREYKGKRFLQLKNPWSHLRWKGRYSERDEKNWSPDLLKYLKFDPKTAQKFDNGVFWIIWEDLCQYYDVIYLSWNPGLFKESSCIHSSWDVKQGPVKDAYSLANNPQYKLELQCPQGGAALWVLLTRHITDKDDFAQNRKFITLVVYKTDGKKVYYPADPPPYIDGIRINSPHYLTKIKLTNAGMHTFTLVVSQYEKQKTINYTLRVYSACKFNFSKIPTPFIHTKRLNGQWKGISAGGCGNYKDSYKHNPIYQFNLDKSGPLLIELRGSRQYSVGFEILTVSTVGDPGPSGLQKKGSGDYRCGFCYMEVDHIPAGIYNIIPTTFLPNQEGPFFLDFSSATPLRVSQLQ
- the capn7 gene encoding calpain-7 isoform X2; protein product: MDCSALELDAVKFAKSAVSHDQKGKYNEAIFFYKEAAQALIYADMAGSKLENIQGKVNEYLERVQTLLNAVQAQSSDPLKSKHQLDLERAYFLVTQAFEEDEQGNSDEAIELYTEAVELCIQASNETLDQALQGKLKQLARQALDRAEGLKDSLSKPIALDKPTVKATAPVRQYLPLGPDFSLQDRPQPVRAVQSSEPQGQRYTVEEIEVLRKTSKINKIEYVPFMNVDLRERFAFPVPFSDKFGKLALSPKQTAVFSRWVRPDDICNNPTMIFTVSSFSIKQTVVSDCSFVASLAISAAYERRFNKKLITSIIYPQNRRGEPEYNPCGKYMVKLHVNGVPRKVIIDDFLPVDRNGELLCSYSSNRNELWVSLIEKAYMKVMGGYDFPGSNSNIDLHALTGWIPERIAMHSDNQSFSKDDTFRMLFQRFHRGDVLITAATGVMTEEEGERWGLVPTHAYAVLDIREYKGKRFLQLKNPWSHLRWKGRYSERDEKNWSPDLLKYLKFDPKTAQKFDNGVFWIIWEDLCQYYDVIYLSWNPGLFKESSCIHSWDVKQGPVKDAYSLANNPQYKLELQCPQGGAALWVLLTRHITDKDDFAQNRKFITLVVYKTDGKKVYYPADPPPYIDGIRINSPHYLTKIKLTNAGMHTFTLVVSQYEKQKTINYTLRVYSACKFNFSKIPTPFIHTKRLNGQWKGISAGGCGNYKDSYKHNPIYQFNLDKSGPLLIELRGSRQYSVGFEILTVSTVGDPGPSGLQKKGSGDYRCGFCYMEVDHIPAGIYNIIPTTFLPNQEGPFFLDFSSATPLRVSQLQ